Proteins encoded by one window of Cloeon dipterum chromosome 4, ieCloDipt1.1, whole genome shotgun sequence:
- the LOC135944722 gene encoding uncharacterized protein LOC135944722 yields MSPYKLLLLVLSASLFSLLQAQSTTDDTKLKIQEKKLSIKSLIAKIRARIDKKSSSKGKAAKLIQAGIDCADSNIQGVDSCCPGIDKALKVALNSKNCAALGSKTIQASTYTKYSLNLLQDLASNKLNLEKFNDTLKEQVCASECLIRGIRANSRQMDILPTGKKGKSYSQDKFFKAAFDECKTPAKDFLKKTVDFKTKKCSVAAYVQLQCAIRKSLLECNSYSTEDLCMAQKEQLLFCDPFKF; encoded by the exons ATGTCTCCCTATAAGCTACTCCTGCTGGTTCTCTCAGCATCactg TTCTCCCTGCTGCAAGCTCAGTCAACCACCG ATGACACGAAATTGAAGATCCAGGAAAAGAAACTGTCGATCAAAAGCCTGATTGCCAAAATCAGAGCGAGAATCGATAAAAAATCCTCATCTAAAGGCAAAGCAGCAAAATTGATTCAGGCCGGCATCGATTGCGCCGATTCCAATATTCAG GGCGTCGATTCCTGCTGTCCGGGCATCGACAAAGCGCTGAAAGTTGCGCTGAACAGCAAGAACTGCGCTGCTTTGGGGTCAAAAACGATTCAGGCGAGCACTTACACCAAATACTCGCTCAACTTGCTTCAAGACTTGGCCTCCAACAAACTGaacttggaaaaatttaacgaCACTCTCAAGGAGCAAGTG tgcGCCAGCGAATGTCTTATCAGAGGAATTCGAGCAAATTCg cgCCAAATGGATATTCTTCCCACtgggaaaaaaggaaaatcttaCAGCCAAGACAAATTTTTCAAGGCAGCGTTTGACGAATGCAAAACTCCTGCAAAGG attttctaaaaaagaccgtggattttaaaactaaaaaatgcaGCGTGGCAGCATACGTGCAACTTCAGTGCGCAATCAGGAAATCACTGCTG GAATGCAACTCTTATTCTactg agGACCTGTGCATGGCTCAAAAGGAACAACTCCTCTTCTGCGATCCATTCAAGTTCTGA